The proteins below come from a single Triticum aestivum cultivar Chinese Spring chromosome 5D, IWGSC CS RefSeq v2.1, whole genome shotgun sequence genomic window:
- the LOC123122880 gene encoding uncharacterized protein isoform X2, which translates to MQFQSGNCAKTLAKVDGSGSKDLSFDPSAFGFPQDANQEYFNRALQYGYPVSTQGFQDKGSLPSVPDFVLNNASAALREYQQFDHFFRPLQPLAPDGNQVQNSGINTAHRSRPSNASSCLDHVEEITSHDTDGYDDRAISFGSSCSTGIVCYPYSSPMQSDDCIGDTQDGTWAALMQMQQALEAANEECSDLTFNNTELSGGNTMQHQVVWDNGCLASPSFTSNFLPFPGEAETMVTNTSAMHNLHNSVDLLYDNDQDISSFELKVAEQKEATTSHVYEHRDEMHSAELGRNPGHDESFDLPITQDIQFSSFVHGPDGSVDSGMNLYDCEEQMEIDSLLNSFGASSDTFAQTYEMLQKGENIVDLEKRAKLAESISATFITNTVPYITQAGATESTVSDGSSWTQQYQSTSQSCGLSYSSASQWETMPGVDGQRSHLYRDEALATQGVWAAHPGTMVHSSTDTGHSDVQLPMAQTTTVPLPAPSLSKGPNSLFIGTELKKVDLHDTSMQMPLTQTTVQLPAPCLSKDPNSSFIGAEVQKVDQNHSDMQLPLTQTSHVQLPAMNLSEYPTSSFVGGTKLKKVDKHDPLPATSLSEDPKSSFIGGAELKAVDKHDSDMQLPRIQASHVPLPAVSLSEEPNSSFIGGTELKEVGKHDSDMPLPMTQASHVPLPAVHLSEDTKSSFIAGPELKEVDKHDSDMPLPMTQASHVPLPTMSLPEDTKSSFIGGTELKEVDKHDSDMQHPMTPASHLLLPSVSMSKDPKSSFTGGTELKEVGKHDSDMQLPRTQTVHVHLPTPSLSKESESSFVGGTELKEVDKHDSDMQPPMTQASHVPLPAVSLSEDPNSSFIGGTELKEVGKHDSDIQLPMTQTVCVQLPAMSLSEDPKSSFIKGTELKEVDKHDSDIPLPVAQVSHVPLPTMSLPEDTKSSFIGGTELKEVDKHDSDMQPPITPAIHVLLPAVSLSEDPKSSFTGGTELKEVGKHDSDMQLPMTQTVRVQLPAPSLSKDPDSAFVGRTELKKVGHIGYPQQSILLSASKPSHPIGLPVIKFDDEVGSRSKKRKRSTEDVLASHAQAMFEGGRLQCRRTPELAWADATLTEKVDGEKATMENSTFVSRAQRRLTLTTSLIQCLLPALSARLLAAKVADCGEAIVYHICKLMLSDMSDPVQSFVSDTNNFMQSENMPPNETSTSGKEDCKLLSEVLETFDARLGGLQSSLSRSEMMPSFQDHASALRQIEQWSMTHQLIKLSEYKRLHAGYGSGPKRPLCVGAIRKHAGGSSAPVSELKRIRCRLLK; encoded by the exons ATGCAGTTCCAGTCTGGCAACTGTGCCAAAACGTTGGCAAAAGTAGATGGATCGGGTTCAAAAGATTTGTCATTCGACCCAAGCGCATTTGGTTTTCCACAAGATGCTAATCAGGAATATTTCAACCGGGCTTTACAGTACGGTTATCCAGTTTCAACGCAAGGCTTTCAAGATAAAGGATCTTTACCAAGCGTTCCAGATTTTGTTCTGAATAATGCTTCTGCTGCACTCCGGGAATATCAACAATTTGACCACTTTTTCAGACCACTTCAGCCTCTAGCACCTGATGGAAACCAGGTACAAAATAGTGGCATAAATACCGCACATCGCAGTAGACCTTCTAATGCATCCTCCTGCCTTGATCATGTAGAAGAAATAACTTCTCATGACACGGATGGTTATGACGACAGAGCTATCTCATTTGGGAGTAGCTGCAGCACAGGAATTGTGTGTTATCCATATAGCAGCCCTATGCAAAGCGATGACTGCATTGGAGACACACAGGATGGGACCTGGGCTGCTCTTATGCAAATGCAACAGGCTTTGGAAGCGGCTAATGAAGAGTGCAGTGACTTGACTTTCAATAACACAGAACTTTCAGGTGGGAATACCATGCAGCATCAAGTTGTTTGGGACAATGGCTGTTTAGCAAGTCCGTCTTTCACCTCAAACTTCTTACCCTTCCCTGGAGAGGCTGAAACCATGGTCACAAATACCAGCGCTATGCATAACTTACATAACTCTGTTGACCTCCTGTATGATAATGATCAAGACATATCATCTTTTGAGCTCAAAGTGGCTGAACAGAAAGAGGCGACCACAAGCCATGTTTATGAACATCGAGATGAAATGCATTCTGCTGAATTGGGGCGAAATCCTGGCCACGATGAATCTTTTGATTTGCCAATAACCCAGGACATACAGTTCAGCTCATTTGTTCATGGTCCAGATGGATCTGTAGATAGTGGAATGAACCTTTATGATTGTGAAGAGCAAATGGAAATTGATTCACTCCTAAATTCATTTGGAGCTTCAAGTGATACCTTTGCACAGACatatgaaatgttacaaaaagg TGAAAATATTGTTGACCTTGAAAAAAGGGCTAAATTAGCGGAAAGCATTTCTGCTACATTCATCACTAATACTGTCCCATATATTACACAAGCTGGGGCGACTGAGTCAACTGTCTCTGATGGATCTTCTTGGACTCAACAATATCAATCTACTTCCCAGTCATGTGGTTTATCTTATTCTTCAGCTTCTCAATGGGAAACCATGCCAG GCGTGGATGGTCAAAGGAGCCACCTATACCGTGACGAAGCACTGGCAACCCAAGGTGTATGGGCGGCACATCCTGGTACGATGGTACACTCTTCAACCGATACTGGACATTCAGATGTACAGCTGCCCATGGCACAGACTACTACTGTTCCGCTGCCTGCTCCGAGCTTGTCCAAGGGCCCCAACTCATTATTTATTGGAACAGAGCTTAAGAAGGTTGACCTACATGATACAAGTATGCAGATGCCCTTGACACAGACTACTGTTCAGCTGCCTGCTCCGTGCTTGTCCAAGGACCCCAACTCATCATTTATTGGAGCAGAGGTTCAGAAGGTTGACCAAAATCATTCAGATATGCAGCTTCCCTTGACACAGACTAGTCATGTTCAGCTGCCTGCTATGAACTTGTCCGAGTACCCGACCTCGTCATTTGTTGGAGGAACAAAGCTTAAAAAAGTTGACAAACATGATCCACTGCCTGCTACGAGCTTGTCCGAGGATCCAAAATCATCATTTATTGGAGGAGCAGAGCTTAAGGCAGTTGAcaaacatgattcagacatgcagCTTCCCAGGATACAGGCTAGTCATGTTCCGCTGCCTGCTGTGAGCTTGTCTGAGGAACCGAACTCATCCTTTATTGGAGGCACAGAGCTTAAGGAAGTTGGCAAACATGATTCAGATATGCCGCTTCCCATGACACAGGCTAGTCATGTTCCGCTGCCCGCTGTGCACTTATCTGAGGACACGAAATCATCATTTATCGCAGGACCAGAGCTTAAGGAAGTTGACAAACACGATTCAGATATGCCGCTTCCCATGACACAGGCTAGTCATGTTCCGCTGCCTACCATGAGCTTACCCGAGGACACGAAATCGTCATTTATTGGAGGAACAGAGCTTAAGGAAGTTGACAAACATGATTCAGATATGCAGCATCCCATGACACCGGCTAGTCATCTTCTGCTGCCTTCTGTGAGCATGTCCAAGGATCCAAAATCATCATTTACTGGAGGTACAGAGCTTAAGGAAGTTGGCAAACATGATTCAGATATGCAGCTTCCCAGGACGCAGACTGTTCATGTTCATCTGCCTACGCCGAGCTTGTCCAAGGAGTCCGAGTCATCATTTGTTGGAGGAACAGAGCTTAAGGAAGTCGACAAACATGATTCAGATATGCAGCCTCCCATGACACAGGCGAGTCATGTTCCGCTGCCTGCTGTGAGCTTGTCTGAGGACCCAAACTCATCCTTTATTGGAGGTACAGAGCTTAAGGAAGTCGGCAAACATGATTCAGATATTCAGCTTCCCATGACACAGACTGTTTGTGTTCAGCTGCCTGCTATGAGCTTATCCGAGGATCCGAAATCATCATTTATCAAAGGAACAGAGCTTAAGGAAGTTGACAAACATGATTCAGATATACCACTTCCCGTGGCACAGGTTAGTCATGTTCCACTGCCTACCATGAGCTTACCTGAGGACACGAAATCGTCATTTATTGGAGGAACAGAGCTTAAGGAAGTTGACAAACATGATTCAGATATGCAGCCTCCCATAACACCGGCTATTCATGTTCTGCTGCCTGCTGTGAGCTTGTCCGAGGACCCGAAATCATCATTTACTGGAGGTACAGAGCTTAAGGAAGTTGGCAAACATGATTCAGATATGCAGCTTCCCATGACGCAGACAGTTCGTGTTCAGCTGCCTGCTCCGAGCTTGTCGAAGGACCCCGACTCGGCATTTGTTGGAAGAACAGAGCTTAAGAAGGTTGGCCACATTGGATATCCTCAGCAAAGTATCCTGCTCTCAGCAAGCAAACCTTCACACCCAATCGGTTTGCCAGTTATCAAGTTTGATGACGAGGTGGGTTCACGATCAAAGAAGCGGAAAAGGTCAACAGAAGATGTTTTAGCATCGCATGCACAAGCCATGTTCGAGGGTGGGAGACTGCAATGTAGAAG GACACCTGAGTTGGCTTGGGCTGATGCCACATTGACTGAGAAG GTTGACGGTGAAAAAGCAACGATGGAAAATAGCACCTTCGTTTCTCGAGCTCAGAGAAGGCTTACTTTAACGACCAGCTTGATTCAGTGTCTCCTGCCTGCTCTGTCAGCGAGACTTCTTGCAGCAAAAGTTGCTGATTGCGGTGAAGCCATTGTGTACCACATTTGTAAACTGATGCTCAGTGATATGTCTGACCCAGTTCAATCTTTTGTCAGCGACACCAACAACTTCATGCAAAGCGAAAACAT GCCACCGAACGAGACAAGCACCTCCGGAAAGGAGGACTGTAAACTCTTATCTGAAGTTCTGGAAACCTTCGATGCGAGGCTTGGCGGGCTACAAAGCTCCTTGTCAAG AAGCGAGATGATGCCCAGCTTCCAAGACCACGCGTCGGCGCTACGCCAAATCGAGCAGTGGTCCATGACCCATCAGCTCATAAAGCTGAGCGAATACAAGAGACTGCACGCCGGCTACGGCTCGGGTCCTAAAAGGCCTCTCTGCGTCGGAGCCATCCGGAAGCATGCCGGAGGATCTTCCGCGCCGGTCTCGGAGCTGAAAAGGATCCGGTGTCGCTTGCTCAAGTAG
- the LOC123122880 gene encoding uncharacterized protein isoform X1, with amino-acid sequence MQFQSGNCAKTLAKVDGSGSKDLSFDPSAFGFPQDANQEYFNRALQYGYPVSTQGFQDKGSLPSVPDFVLNNASAALREYQQFDHFFRPLQPLAPDGNQVQNSGINTAHRSRPSNASSCLDHVEEITSHDTDGYDDRAISFGSSCSTGIVCYPYSSPMQSDDCIGDTQDGTWAALMQMQQALEAANEECSDLTFNNTELSGGNTMQHQVVWDNGCLASPSFTSNFLPFPGEAETMVTNTSAMHNLHNSVDLLYDNDQDISSFELKVAEQKEATTSHVYEHRDEMHSAELGRNPGHDESFDLPITQDIQFSSFVHGPDGSVDSGMNLYDCEEQMEIDSLLNSFGASSDTFAQTYEMLQKGENIVDLEKRAKLAESISATFITNTVPYITQAGATESTVSDGSSWTQQYQSTSQSCGLSYSSASQWETMPGTVFPLGGCQNDVTESNSMTSLGTNGDLLLSFGHTSMQQQQQSVSSDTNLELIDNFANPYQEFVTGVDGQRSHLYRDEALATQGVWAAHPGTMVHSSTDTGHSDVQLPMAQTTTVPLPAPSLSKGPNSLFIGTELKKVDLHDTSMQMPLTQTTVQLPAPCLSKDPNSSFIGAEVQKVDQNHSDMQLPLTQTSHVQLPAMNLSEYPTSSFVGGTKLKKVDKHDPLPATSLSEDPKSSFIGGAELKAVDKHDSDMQLPRIQASHVPLPAVSLSEEPNSSFIGGTELKEVGKHDSDMPLPMTQASHVPLPAVHLSEDTKSSFIAGPELKEVDKHDSDMPLPMTQASHVPLPTMSLPEDTKSSFIGGTELKEVDKHDSDMQHPMTPASHLLLPSVSMSKDPKSSFTGGTELKEVGKHDSDMQLPRTQTVHVHLPTPSLSKESESSFVGGTELKEVDKHDSDMQPPMTQASHVPLPAVSLSEDPNSSFIGGTELKEVGKHDSDIQLPMTQTVCVQLPAMSLSEDPKSSFIKGTELKEVDKHDSDIPLPVAQVSHVPLPTMSLPEDTKSSFIGGTELKEVDKHDSDMQPPITPAIHVLLPAVSLSEDPKSSFTGGTELKEVGKHDSDMQLPMTQTVRVQLPAPSLSKDPDSAFVGRTELKKVGHIGYPQQSILLSASKPSHPIGLPVIKFDDEVGSRSKKRKRSTEDVLASHAQAMFEGGRLQCRRTPELAWADATLTEKVDGEKATMENSTFVSRAQRRLTLTTSLIQCLLPALSARLLAAKVADCGEAIVYHICKLMLSDMSDPVQSFVSDTNNFMQSENMPPNETSTSGKEDCKLLSEVLETFDARLGGLQSSLSRSEMMPSFQDHASALRQIEQWSMTHQLIKLSEYKRLHAGYGSGPKRPLCVGAIRKHAGGSSAPVSELKRIRCRLLK; translated from the exons ATGCAGTTCCAGTCTGGCAACTGTGCCAAAACGTTGGCAAAAGTAGATGGATCGGGTTCAAAAGATTTGTCATTCGACCCAAGCGCATTTGGTTTTCCACAAGATGCTAATCAGGAATATTTCAACCGGGCTTTACAGTACGGTTATCCAGTTTCAACGCAAGGCTTTCAAGATAAAGGATCTTTACCAAGCGTTCCAGATTTTGTTCTGAATAATGCTTCTGCTGCACTCCGGGAATATCAACAATTTGACCACTTTTTCAGACCACTTCAGCCTCTAGCACCTGATGGAAACCAGGTACAAAATAGTGGCATAAATACCGCACATCGCAGTAGACCTTCTAATGCATCCTCCTGCCTTGATCATGTAGAAGAAATAACTTCTCATGACACGGATGGTTATGACGACAGAGCTATCTCATTTGGGAGTAGCTGCAGCACAGGAATTGTGTGTTATCCATATAGCAGCCCTATGCAAAGCGATGACTGCATTGGAGACACACAGGATGGGACCTGGGCTGCTCTTATGCAAATGCAACAGGCTTTGGAAGCGGCTAATGAAGAGTGCAGTGACTTGACTTTCAATAACACAGAACTTTCAGGTGGGAATACCATGCAGCATCAAGTTGTTTGGGACAATGGCTGTTTAGCAAGTCCGTCTTTCACCTCAAACTTCTTACCCTTCCCTGGAGAGGCTGAAACCATGGTCACAAATACCAGCGCTATGCATAACTTACATAACTCTGTTGACCTCCTGTATGATAATGATCAAGACATATCATCTTTTGAGCTCAAAGTGGCTGAACAGAAAGAGGCGACCACAAGCCATGTTTATGAACATCGAGATGAAATGCATTCTGCTGAATTGGGGCGAAATCCTGGCCACGATGAATCTTTTGATTTGCCAATAACCCAGGACATACAGTTCAGCTCATTTGTTCATGGTCCAGATGGATCTGTAGATAGTGGAATGAACCTTTATGATTGTGAAGAGCAAATGGAAATTGATTCACTCCTAAATTCATTTGGAGCTTCAAGTGATACCTTTGCACAGACatatgaaatgttacaaaaagg TGAAAATATTGTTGACCTTGAAAAAAGGGCTAAATTAGCGGAAAGCATTTCTGCTACATTCATCACTAATACTGTCCCATATATTACACAAGCTGGGGCGACTGAGTCAACTGTCTCTGATGGATCTTCTTGGACTCAACAATATCAATCTACTTCCCAGTCATGTGGTTTATCTTATTCTTCAGCTTCTCAATGGGAAACCATGCCAGGTACTGTTTTTCCTTTAGGGGGTTGTCAAAATGATGTTACTGAATCCAATTCAATGACTAGCCTGGGGACAAATGGCGATCTCCTGTTATCTTTTGGCCATACTTcaatgcagcagcagcaacagagtgtatctagtgatactaatttggAATTGATTGACAATTTTGCTAACCCTTATCAAGAGTTCGTGACAGGCGTGGATGGTCAAAGGAGCCACCTATACCGTGACGAAGCACTGGCAACCCAAGGTGTATGGGCGGCACATCCTGGTACGATGGTACACTCTTCAACCGATACTGGACATTCAGATGTACAGCTGCCCATGGCACAGACTACTACTGTTCCGCTGCCTGCTCCGAGCTTGTCCAAGGGCCCCAACTCATTATTTATTGGAACAGAGCTTAAGAAGGTTGACCTACATGATACAAGTATGCAGATGCCCTTGACACAGACTACTGTTCAGCTGCCTGCTCCGTGCTTGTCCAAGGACCCCAACTCATCATTTATTGGAGCAGAGGTTCAGAAGGTTGACCAAAATCATTCAGATATGCAGCTTCCCTTGACACAGACTAGTCATGTTCAGCTGCCTGCTATGAACTTGTCCGAGTACCCGACCTCGTCATTTGTTGGAGGAACAAAGCTTAAAAAAGTTGACAAACATGATCCACTGCCTGCTACGAGCTTGTCCGAGGATCCAAAATCATCATTTATTGGAGGAGCAGAGCTTAAGGCAGTTGAcaaacatgattcagacatgcagCTTCCCAGGATACAGGCTAGTCATGTTCCGCTGCCTGCTGTGAGCTTGTCTGAGGAACCGAACTCATCCTTTATTGGAGGCACAGAGCTTAAGGAAGTTGGCAAACATGATTCAGATATGCCGCTTCCCATGACACAGGCTAGTCATGTTCCGCTGCCCGCTGTGCACTTATCTGAGGACACGAAATCATCATTTATCGCAGGACCAGAGCTTAAGGAAGTTGACAAACACGATTCAGATATGCCGCTTCCCATGACACAGGCTAGTCATGTTCCGCTGCCTACCATGAGCTTACCCGAGGACACGAAATCGTCATTTATTGGAGGAACAGAGCTTAAGGAAGTTGACAAACATGATTCAGATATGCAGCATCCCATGACACCGGCTAGTCATCTTCTGCTGCCTTCTGTGAGCATGTCCAAGGATCCAAAATCATCATTTACTGGAGGTACAGAGCTTAAGGAAGTTGGCAAACATGATTCAGATATGCAGCTTCCCAGGACGCAGACTGTTCATGTTCATCTGCCTACGCCGAGCTTGTCCAAGGAGTCCGAGTCATCATTTGTTGGAGGAACAGAGCTTAAGGAAGTCGACAAACATGATTCAGATATGCAGCCTCCCATGACACAGGCGAGTCATGTTCCGCTGCCTGCTGTGAGCTTGTCTGAGGACCCAAACTCATCCTTTATTGGAGGTACAGAGCTTAAGGAAGTCGGCAAACATGATTCAGATATTCAGCTTCCCATGACACAGACTGTTTGTGTTCAGCTGCCTGCTATGAGCTTATCCGAGGATCCGAAATCATCATTTATCAAAGGAACAGAGCTTAAGGAAGTTGACAAACATGATTCAGATATACCACTTCCCGTGGCACAGGTTAGTCATGTTCCACTGCCTACCATGAGCTTACCTGAGGACACGAAATCGTCATTTATTGGAGGAACAGAGCTTAAGGAAGTTGACAAACATGATTCAGATATGCAGCCTCCCATAACACCGGCTATTCATGTTCTGCTGCCTGCTGTGAGCTTGTCCGAGGACCCGAAATCATCATTTACTGGAGGTACAGAGCTTAAGGAAGTTGGCAAACATGATTCAGATATGCAGCTTCCCATGACGCAGACAGTTCGTGTTCAGCTGCCTGCTCCGAGCTTGTCGAAGGACCCCGACTCGGCATTTGTTGGAAGAACAGAGCTTAAGAAGGTTGGCCACATTGGATATCCTCAGCAAAGTATCCTGCTCTCAGCAAGCAAACCTTCACACCCAATCGGTTTGCCAGTTATCAAGTTTGATGACGAGGTGGGTTCACGATCAAAGAAGCGGAAAAGGTCAACAGAAGATGTTTTAGCATCGCATGCACAAGCCATGTTCGAGGGTGGGAGACTGCAATGTAGAAG GACACCTGAGTTGGCTTGGGCTGATGCCACATTGACTGAGAAG GTTGACGGTGAAAAAGCAACGATGGAAAATAGCACCTTCGTTTCTCGAGCTCAGAGAAGGCTTACTTTAACGACCAGCTTGATTCAGTGTCTCCTGCCTGCTCTGTCAGCGAGACTTCTTGCAGCAAAAGTTGCTGATTGCGGTGAAGCCATTGTGTACCACATTTGTAAACTGATGCTCAGTGATATGTCTGACCCAGTTCAATCTTTTGTCAGCGACACCAACAACTTCATGCAAAGCGAAAACAT GCCACCGAACGAGACAAGCACCTCCGGAAAGGAGGACTGTAAACTCTTATCTGAAGTTCTGGAAACCTTCGATGCGAGGCTTGGCGGGCTACAAAGCTCCTTGTCAAG AAGCGAGATGATGCCCAGCTTCCAAGACCACGCGTCGGCGCTACGCCAAATCGAGCAGTGGTCCATGACCCATCAGCTCATAAAGCTGAGCGAATACAAGAGACTGCACGCCGGCTACGGCTCGGGTCCTAAAAGGCCTCTCTGCGTCGGAGCCATCCGGAAGCATGCCGGAGGATCTTCCGCGCCGGTCTCGGAGCTGAAAAGGATCCGGTGTCGCTTGCTCAAGTAG
- the LOC123122881 gene encoding protein Asterix gives MKEATASGGGATAGANDPRQPGTARPYAPPKLSSQDLPVDYAGFLAVVFGVVGVMLHYKVCSWIAIIFCAQSLANMKNFENDLKQLSMAFMFAVMGLVTNYFGPRPGGTKR, from the exons ATGAAGGAGGCGACGGCGTCGGGGGGCGGCGCGACGGCGGGGGCGAACGACCCGAGGCAGCCGGGGACGGCGAGGCCGTACGCGCCGCCCAAGCTGTCGTCGCAGGACCTGCCCGTCGACTACGCGGGCTTCCTCGCCGTCGTCTTCGGCGTCGTCGGCGTCATGCTCCAC TACAAGGTTTGCTCGTGGATCGCCATCATCTTCTGCGCGCAGTCGCTGGCAAACATGAAGAACTTCGAGAATGACCTCAAGCAGCTCTCCATGGCTTTCAT GTTTGCTGTCATGGGTTTGGTGACGAACTATTTCGGGCCTCGCCCAGGCGGCACAAAGCGCTGA